The sequence TCTTTGGACGTTCAAGCCAAACTCTATGAAAAAACCCGTCAGCAAATCGACCAACTGCGCCAGTTAAACCAACTCAAGGACGAATTCCTCACCACCCTCTCCCACGAACTCAATACCCCCCTCACCAGCATGAAGGTCGCCATCCAGATGTTGCGGCAACCGGGAATTACCCCCGATCGCCAAACCCGCTATCTGGATATCCTAGAGTCGGAATGGCGCAGAGAAAGCAATTTAGTTCGCGATTTGCTCAAACTTCAGGAGTATGAGTCCAATCAAGCCACTATTCATGTCCAAAACCTCGACCTGAAACTGGTCCTCAACGACATCGCTAACTCGTTTCAGGACAAATTTGAGGAAAAGGGATTAAATCTCAGTTTGGACTTGCCCAAACGCGCCCCTAAAGGGATTGGCAAGAAATTTTTTAAACTCAACACCGATGCCGAAAGTTTCGAGCGGATCCTGCATGAACTGCTCACGAATGCCGGGAAATATTCCGACCCCGGGACTACGGTTTATTTACAAGCTGCTCACCAAATTGATTTACAACAAAATCAAGTGATCGTGACCTTAACCAATACGGGTGCTGGCATCTCTCCCGAGGACCTCCCCCATATTTTTGAAAAGTTTCGGCGGGGTCAAGGGGTTACCCAACAGGCGATCGGGGGTACCGGCTTAGGATTGGCCCTGGTTAAATGTTTGGTTCAGCACCTCAATGGCTCGATTACCGTCTCCAGTACCCCCATCAAAGACTCCACCGTCTGGGAAACCTGCTTTACCCTGACCTTACCTCAGTTGGTGGACAATTCCCTGGTTTAGTCCCCAGGGAAGAGACCTCTCCCCAAACCCCTGCCCTACGAGGGAAGGGGCTTTGATGCTCCCCCTTCCAGTGTTCCGGCCCCCCCTTCCCTCCTAGGGCAGGGGGCTGGGGGGTTAGGTCTCTTTCCCCCCAGGATGGCACTCCCCCTGACCCGATTTCATGTTTTAATAAAAGACAGTAGGGTGGACGATCGCCATCCGATGGCCTAGATCGTACAATTTGAGGTAAAGAACTTGTCGCTTGTTCGGGGTGAATTCACATCGCTTGACCGAAAAATGGTGGTAAAGACGGCTCCGAAACCACTCCGTTGGCAACGCTCTAACTATTCTTTGCTAGGGCGTCAGCTTGATATTTTTAGCTCGGCTGCCCAGTTCATGTTCTATTTGTGGTGGGATGACAAGGTGGCGCGCAATGCCCCCCATCACCGCTATCGTCGGGCGGAATGGTTAGTCGGAACCCTCCTGGATTTAGGTCCAACTTTTATTAAAATCGGTCAGGCCCTATCGACGCGGGCCGATATTCTCCCGAAAGAATACGTTAAAGCATTGACGACCTTGCAGGATCAGGTCCCGGAATTTAGTTCCGTTGAGGCGATCGCGGTCATTGAATCGGAACTCGGCAACTCCCTTTACTCCCTGTTTCGCGATTTTGATGAATTCCCCATCGCTGCTGCAAGTCTGGGTCAAGTCCACAAAGCTCGTCTCCATACCGGCGACGATGTGGTCATCAAAGTTCAGCGTCCCGGGTTAGAAAAATTATTTCAACTCGATTTTCAAGCATTGCAAGACCTCGTAAAAATTTGCAATCGCTTTTTTCCCTGGACTCGCAAATACGAACTCCAAGAAATTTATCAGGAATTCGTCAATTTCCTCTCTCAAGAAATCGATTACGTTCAAGAAGGCAAAAATGCCGATCGCTTCCGAGACAATTTTAAAGATTACTCTAATATCATCGTTCCTAAAATCTATTGGCGCTACACGAGTCGCAAGGTTTTGGCGATGGAATATTTACCTGGCATCAAAATTAACGATCGCCAAACGTTAGAATCCTGCGGCATTGATGTTAAGCAAGTCAACGTCCAGGGAATTTGCTGCTATCTCAAACAACTCCTAGAAGATGGTTTCTTTCAGGCCGACCCCCATCCGGGCAATATGGCAGTCAATCAGGAAGGCAGTATCATCTTTTACGATTTTGGCATGATGGCTGAAATGAAATCTCTGGCCAAAGACCGGATGATTCGCACGTTCTTTGCTGTCTTAAGGAAAGATACAGAAGCGGTTCTCAATAGCTTAATTGAGATGGGATTAGTCGTGCCGGTTCCGGATATGAAACCCGTGCGCCGGATGATTACCTTTTTATTAGAAAATTTCACGGAAAAGCCCTTAGAAATCAAGGCATTACGGGAACTGCGAAGCGAGTTGTATGCGATGTTTCAGCAGCAACCTTTTCGCTTACCGGCCCAAATGACGTTTATTCTCAAATCCCTCACCACCCTCGATGGAATTGCCCGCACGTTAGACCCCCAATATAATCCCGTTGCCTGTGCTAAACCGTTCATCCGCCGGGTGACGACTTCCCGAGGTAAAACCAGTCTGATTAGCGGACTGACTCAACAGGCGCGAGAGTTTGTCCAATATCGCCTACAACAACCCCGCCAAGGGGAAATTATCCGCCGCATGGAACAACGGATTGAACGGGGAGAGTTGGAATTTCGCGTCCGGTCCTTGGAAAGCGATCGCCTCCTCAAACGCATCAATCTCGGGATTAAAAGTTTGATTTATGCCTGCGTTAGTGGCTTTTTTCTGCTAACGGGTGCAGTCCTGTTGATTGGGACCTATCCAGGCGGGGCGATCGCCTTCTTTACCCTCTCTGGTTTCACGTTTCTAATTTTCCTGCGCTCTTTACTCAATCTCTCGGTTCAGGAAAAGTTTGATAACCTCTCGGAATAATCCCTGGGATTACGGCTAATTTTCCCCCAGGGTTCAATTAGGGGACTTAACCGGATTGCATTAAAAAAGACAGCTCAAAATGAGCTGTCTTTTTTATGAATCCTGCCGCACTGCGGTATAATACCCCCAGGGGAATTCGAATCCCCGTCGCCTCCGTGAAAGGGAGGTGTCCTAGGCCTCTAGACGATGGGGGCAGGTATTTCGTGCTTTATTGAGGTCGTCTTGGCGTTTTTTCGCTTGCCCTCAGCACCTTTTATATATTAACCAGGTCGCCTAGTATTGTCAACCCCTTTTTCAAAAAAAATTTAGATATTTTTGGCATTTTGCTTGCAATGCTTACAGAGCAAGGGTTGTAGGGC is a genomic window of Laspinema palackyanum D2c containing:
- a CDS encoding ABC1 kinase family protein, whose product is MVVKTAPKPLRWQRSNYSLLGRQLDIFSSAAQFMFYLWWDDKVARNAPHHRYRRAEWLVGTLLDLGPTFIKIGQALSTRADILPKEYVKALTTLQDQVPEFSSVEAIAVIESELGNSLYSLFRDFDEFPIAAASLGQVHKARLHTGDDVVIKVQRPGLEKLFQLDFQALQDLVKICNRFFPWTRKYELQEIYQEFVNFLSQEIDYVQEGKNADRFRDNFKDYSNIIVPKIYWRYTSRKVLAMEYLPGIKINDRQTLESCGIDVKQVNVQGICCYLKQLLEDGFFQADPHPGNMAVNQEGSIIFYDFGMMAEMKSLAKDRMIRTFFAVLRKDTEAVLNSLIEMGLVVPVPDMKPVRRMITFLLENFTEKPLEIKALRELRSELYAMFQQQPFRLPAQMTFILKSLTTLDGIARTLDPQYNPVACAKPFIRRVTTSRGKTSLISGLTQQAREFVQYRLQQPRQGEIIRRMEQRIERGELEFRVRSLESDRLLKRINLGIKSLIYACVSGFFLLTGAVLLIGTYPGGAIAFFTLSGFTFLIFLRSLLNLSVQEKFDNLSE